The following proteins are encoded in a genomic region of Tigriopus californicus strain San Diego chromosome 6, Tcal_SD_v2.1, whole genome shotgun sequence:
- the LOC131882424 gene encoding uncharacterized protein LOC131882424 — protein MDLWEPTTMDQFELKYLPTLNSFPGRSRISFPFPKGLHHGRACLEFGGGSSEPLRVSSLVFIGFTYVRTERTYIPQRPRPTYKRSEMEEHLLEDAHCPPWPTPALAALGRQEGSGERRAPKPKPKPAFKRGALVLAQQQEGHASKDKVWRKEMEPGRRWMARECPAGWQRSSPSPATTRQPYDHFVDPDDEHEDCTSGLIGGTRSEEMVEDFSPNWMKESLKEIRPVVDSSKLGSTRSSSWWRKRRKYKWHTKGNTINILDDRGLARVSNFPKSRSDGTLLDRIMSSRPTEPDLPEVGKPSDPMEQPQESPQFILDNETIPLIDFRHVSSALALPQTVAVAAAANSSSSTTTTTTTVVMGPLLEHVNVYNRMQSEREFSGNASVMQLRTHQDASSSTHALFKLGQSLDESSSSRSGYGAVTTSRNNNHQLDIKSMRRTFSQGENGGHTKDDSTQARPMGVDLELGLKLRLYDNDSSHLEGHSDLMEVPLLSSLLQSSHSSSSKPTSARRVPLVRQQGTLQFDDEDPSESKPMAFCSPEHVPLVHDVSSPSQDDGFFSQTGGEKTDSPEDVEVDEEDAEECKNHLSALNLVRRSNLNGLPLKRALTLPSSDMTQLRSPMRRGPPGTGDSPDEDMSIDIPYSASNRPPILRAESMDTSLVIPTFTVTINPLEDDEITFVPDSPTTCPPSKTLSESIDSNNLNETGKRNGSIDNHNLTCEELDDRRCSIGSASSLQLDNRLGVPDLTIRRVSEISHINELRQGISGMEHINSECYEVVRDVNPDTFSLDSIHQTVFKRCQNKYVPPQRSSTQNKCFVIVTSGCTIFGIIYGFWYKNFGPGAHDLH, from the exons ATGGATTTGTGGGAACCCACGACCATGGATCAGTTTGAGCTGAAATATCTTCCGACTTTGAACTCCTTCCCAGGGCGATCGAGAATCTCATTTCCCTTCCCAAAAG GACTTCATCACGGTCGGGCTTGTCTTGAGTTCGGTGGTGGTTCTTCAGAGCCGCTGCGAGTGTCTAGCCTTGTGTTCATCGGCTTTACGTACGTACGGACCGAACGTACGTACATTCCCCAAAGGCCTCGTCCTACCTACAAAAGATCGGAAATGGAGGAACATCTGCTGGAAGACGCTCACTGTCCTCCTTGGCCAACACCCGCACTCGCAGCCTTGGGACGTCAGGAAGGCTCAGGCGAGCGAAGAGCTCCGAAGCCGAAGCCGAAGCCAGCCTTCAAGCGAGGGGCACTGGTCCTAGCACAACAGCAGGAAGGCCACGCCAGTAAGGACAAAGTTTGGCGGAAGGAAATGGAGCCAGGAAGACGGTGGATGGCGAGGGAATGCCCTGCTGGATGGCAGAGGAGCAGCCCCTCGCCAGCCACAACACGCCAACCTTATGACCATTTCGTGGACCCCGACGACGAACACGAAGACTGCACGAGCGGCCTCATTGGAGGGACACGAAGCGAAGAGATGGTGGAAGATTTCAGTCCAAACTGGATGAAAGAATCCTTGAAAGAGATTAGACCTGTTGTAGATTCGTCCAAACTCGGAAGTACGCGGAGCTCCTCGTGGTGGCGAAAACGTAGGAAGTACAAGTGGCACACGAAAGGGAACACCATCAACATTCTAGATGACAGAGGCCTGGCTCGGGTGTCCAATTTTCCCAAGTCCAGATCTGACGGTACTCTGCTCGATCGAATTATGTCGAGCAGACCAACCGAGCCTGATCTACCCGAGGTGGGCAAGCCATCTGACCCCATGGAACAACCCCAAGAGAGTCCACAATTCATCTTGGACAATGAAACCATCCCATTGATCGACTTTCGGCATGTGTCCTCTGCTTTAGCACTTCCGCAAACAGTCGCTGTCGCTGCCGCCGCcaactcatcatcatcaactacgacaacaacaacaacggtgGTCATGGGTCCATTGTTGGAACACGTCAATGTCTACAATCGAATGCAAAGTGAGCGCGAATTCTCTGGCAACGCCTCGGTGATGCAGTTGCGAACCCATCAGGATGCATCATCCTCGACACATGCCCTCTTCAAGTTGGGCCAAAGCTTGGACGAGTCGTCGTCCTCGCGGAGTGGTTACGGTGCAGTGACGACCTCGAGGAATAACAACCATCAGCTTGACATTAAGTCAATGCGACGGACTTTTAGTCAAGGCGAGAATGGTGGGCACACCAAGGATGACAGCACCCAAGCGCGGCCCATGGGTGTTGACCTTGAGTTGGGATTAAAATTGAGGCTCTATGATAATGACTCCTCTCATTTGGAGGGACACTCGGATCTTATGGAAGTGCCTTTGCTATCCTCTTTGTTGCAATCCTCGCATTCAAGTTCCAGCAAGCCCACGTCAGCTCGTCGCGTTCCCTTGGTTCGGCAACAAGGAACCCTTCAATTTGATGACGAGGACCCCAGTGAAAGCAAGCCCATGGCATTCTGCTCACCCGAGCATGTGCCATTAGTTCACGATGTGTCTTCCCCATCCCAAGACGATGGCTTCTTCTCACAAACGGGGGGAGAGAAAACGGATTCCCCTGAGGATGTTGAGGTTGACGAGGAGGATGCCGAGGAGTGTAAGAACCACCTGTCAGCCTTAAACCTCGTCAGACGCTCGAATCTGAATGGTTTGCCATTGAAAAGGGCTCTAACTTTGCCCTCATCCGACATGACGCAACTCCGTTCGCCCATGAGACGGGGTCCACCGGGGACCGGAGACTCCCCCGATGAGGACATGAGCATTGATATTCCCTACTCTGCTTCAAATAGGCCTCCCATCCTCCGGGCAGAGAGCATGGATACCTCATTGGTCATTCCCACCTTCACCGTCACAATCAATCCCTTGGAGGACGATGAGATCACTTTTGTGCCCGATTCTCCGACGACTTGTCCCCCCTCGAAGACCTTGTCCGAGTCCATCGATAGCAACAACCTCAATGAAACAGGTAAACGAAATGGATCCATCGACAACCACAATCTGACTTGTGAGGAACTGGACGACCGCCGGTGCTCGATCGGGTCGGCCTCGTCCCTTCAATTGGACAATCGACTGGGTGTTCCAGATCTAACCATTCGTCGCGTGAGTGAGATCAGCCACATCAACGAGCTCCGTCAAGGCATAAGTGGCATGGAACACATCAACAGTGAGTGCTATGAAGTGGTCAGAGACGTCAATCCCGACACATTCAGTCTGGACTCCATCCATCAGACAGTGTTCAAGCGGTGTCAAAACAAGTACGTACCGCCTCAGCGGTCCTCGACCCAGAACAAGTGCTTCGTGATTGTGACCTCGGGCTGCACCATTTTTGGCATCATTTATGGGTTCTGGTACAAGAATTTCGGACCCGGCGCTCATGACCTTCACTGA
- the LOC131882568 gene encoding carboxylesterase 1E-like produces the protein MRGLVLFSVLIVGTWAQDVLVTLPDLGTIQGRTKETFGNLGVPKKPYYNFRNIPFAESVSGPKRFSQPVQLKRAIGTVEQPYDATKSGPLCPQLGLDEATLGQLTEAIVNDLIDTLLIDLELSGLISTESVITLLEDLFEVPVGGLTVAEIINNLLDVDFSVSEDCLHLAVSTPYLPGKDTERADLLPVMFFIYGGGFRAGTQMKMGYERLGDVNDVVLVAINYRLGPLGFMCLDTDSSAGNMGLLDQIVGLEWVRDNIEYFGGDPNQITIFGESAGAASVSLLTLSPSAKVTNPAMTIY, from the exons ATGAGAGGCCTCGTTTTGTTCAGCGTGTTGATTGTGGGCACTTGGGCCCAAGATGTACTGGTCACTTTACCCGACCTTGGAACCATTCAAGGGCGAACCAAGGAGACCTTTGGCAATCTCGGAGTGCCAAAGAAGCCGTATTACAACTTCCGGAACATTCCTTTCGCGGAATCAGTTTCCGGACCTAAACGCTTTTCG CAACCCGTTCAACTCAAGAGAGCTATTGGTACTGTGGAACAACCATATGATGCCACTAAATCTGGACCACTTTGTCCACAATTGGGTCTGGACGAGGCTACCCTTGGTCAGCTGACTGAGGCCATCGTGAATGACCTGATTGACACTCTTCTCATT GATCTTGAGCTCTCTGGATTGATCTCAACCGAGTCGGTGATCACTCTATTGGAAGACCTGTTTGAGGTTCCCGTGGGCGGCCTCACGGTGGCTGAGATCATCAACAACCTCCTGGATGTGGATTTTTCAGTCTCAGAGGACTGCCTGCACTTGGCTGTTTCGACGCCTTATCTTCCTGGTAAAGATACTGAG CGAGCGGACCTTTTGCCCGTCATGTTCTTCATTTATGGCGGAGGCTTCAGAGCTGGAACTCAAATGAAGATGGGCTACGAACGCTTGGGAGACGTTAATGATGTGGTCCTGGTGGCCATTAATTATAGGCTGGGCCCTCTAG GTTTCATGTGCCTGGACACGGACTCGTCAGCTGGAAATATGGGTCTGTTGGATCAAATAGTGGGACTGGAATGGGTCCGAGATAACATCGAGTATTTCGGGGGAGATCCCAATCAAATCACGATTTTCGGCGAATCCGCAGGAGCGGCCAGTGTCAGCTTGCTTACTCTCTCTCCCTCTGCCAAGGTAACCAACCCAGCCATGACTATCTATTAG
- the LOC131882191 gene encoding adenosine deaminase 2-like: MKVVRGYLEIMANSWRLLGLLLLVLSDQISADFYSERAAVLEAEANTFMGSELTLSPNEERVNKLLMQMKHTELDSAFESSSYPPAQSLFVSKSEIEASNVFQFIQSLPKGGAIHTHDISIASIDWAIANLTYRDNLWACFDHGSLRFSWALNPDDQCTKWDSLADLRQDLGSEEVDYLIKRYLVINVPNPDEVYPDVNAVWEAFGSALGTVTTLISYEPAFRDYFRQALVEFHADNVQLLEVRTVLPDEVCKDLGPCNKLSQTEIAAIYQEVADEFLQGNPDSCGTHMIFAPTRGVTDETFSEYIPMAQTLMANHPGFFVGFDLVGQEDKGRPLIDYADALIAAKQSDPKLKYFLHAGETDWQGVSTDINIIDALLLNTTRIGHGYAIVKHPEAKRLARERDVPLEICPISNQVLGLVHDLRNHPGAVLIQEGFPLVISSDDPATWDLTGLSYDFYEAFMGMAGRDMDLRLLKKLVLNSVKYAGFVDETKRQQCQDLVMSKWDAFMDTFASSVDPEIQLIHK; this comes from the coding sequence ATGAAGGTAGTGCGTGGATATCTTGAGATCATGGCCAACTCTTGGAGACTTCTTGGACTCTTGCTTCTCGTTCTTAGTGACCAGATTTCCGCTGACTTCTATTCAGAGCGAGCTGCTGTGTTAGAGGCTGAAGCCAATACTTTTATGGGGTCAGAACTGACCCTATCTCCCAATGAAGAAAGGGTTAACAAGTTGCTGATGCAGATGAAGCACACGGAATTGGACTCTGCCTTCGAATCTTCTTCGTATCCTCCCGCTCAGAGTCTATTTGTGTCCAAGTCTGAGATTGAAGCCTCGAACGTGTTCCAGTTCATCCAGTCCTTGCCCAAAGGAGGAGCCATTCACACCCATGACATCTCGATAGCTTCCATTGATTGGGCCATTGCTAATTTGACCTATCGAGATAATTTGTGGGCTTGCTTCGATCACGGTTCACTGCGATTTTCTTGGGCTTTGAACCCCGACGATCAATGCACTAAATGGGATTCCTTGGCCGATCTCAGACAAGACTTGGGGAGCGAGGAAGTGGATTATCTGATCAAGCGGTACTTGGTCATCAATGTTCCCAACCCTGATGAAGTCTATCCCGATGTCAACGCCGTTTGGGAGGCATTTGGATCCGCTTTGGGAACAGTCACCACTTTGATCAGCTACGAGCCTGCTTTTCGAGACTACTTCAGACAAGCGCTTGTGGAATTCCATGCCGATAATGTTCAGCTTTTGGAGGTTCGGACAGTTCTTCCCGATGAGGTTTGCAAGGATCTGGGTCCCTGCAATAAGTTGTCCCAAACCGAAATTGCTGCCATCTACCAAGAGGTGGCCGATGAATTTCTTCAAGGCAACCCTGATTCATGTGGTACTCATATGATTTTCGCCCCGACTCGAGGGGTAACGGACGAGACCTTCTCTGAGTACATTCCAATGGCCCAAACCCTCATGGCCAACCATCCCGGTTTTTTTGTAGGATTCGACTTGGTGGGCCAAGAGGACAAAGGCCGTCCTTTAATTGACTATGCCGATGCCTTGATTGCCGCCAAACAGAGCGATCCCAAACTGAAATACTTTCTTCATGCGGGAGAGACCGATTGGCAAGGCGTGTCCACTGATATCAATATCATCGATGCCCTCCTCTTGAACACCACCCGAATTGGCCACGGCTACGCCATCGTCAAACATCCCGAAGCGAAGCGATTAGCCCGGGAACGCGATGTTCCACTTGAGATCTGCCCAATTTCTAACCAAGTCTTGGGCCTGGTTCACGATCTCCGCAACCATCCAGGAGCGGTTCTAATCCAGGAGGGATTTCCGCTCGTGATTTCCAGCGATGATCCAGCTACTTGGGATTTAACGGGCCTTTCTTACGACTTCTACGAGGCTTTTATGGGAATGGCAGGCCGAGATATGGATCTGCGTCTCTTGAAAAAACTTGTTCTAAATTCGGTCAAATATGCCGGATTTGTGGATGAAACCAAGCGACAACAGTGCCAAGATCTGGTCATGAGTAAATGGGACGCTTTCATGGATACCTTTGCATCATCGGTGGATCCTGAAATCCAGTTGATTCACAAATAA